In Passer domesticus isolate bPasDom1 chromosome 9, bPasDom1.hap1, whole genome shotgun sequence, a genomic segment contains:
- the TUSC2 gene encoding tumor suppressor candidate 2 has translation MGASGSKSRGLWPFATPAAGGGGPEGPGGQQALARARAARAATPFVFTRRGSMYYDEDGDLAHEFYEETIVTKNGRKRAKLKRIHKNLIPQGIVKLEHPRIHVDFPVIICEV, from the exons ATGGGCGCCAGCGGCTCCAAGTCGCGGGGGCTGTGGCCCTTCGCCacgccggcggcgggcggcggcggccccgagGGCCCCGGCGGGCAGCAGGCCCTGGCCCGGGCGCGGGCCGCGCGCGCCGCCACCCCCTTCGTGTTCACACGGCGCGG CTCCATGTATTACGATGAGGACGGGGACCTTGCTCACGAGTTCTACGAGGAGACAATCGTCACCAAGAACGGGAGGAAGCGCGCCAAGCTGAAGAGGATCCACAAGAACCTGATACCTCAG GGCATAGTGAAACTAGAGCATCCTCGCATTCACGTGGATTTCCCAGTGATTATCTGCGAGGTGTGA